From Gimesia panareensis, the proteins below share one genomic window:
- a CDS encoding sigma-70 family RNA polymerase sigma factor gives MKPEETENFVQLLTAHQSKLYAYIRSLLPDSQAVQDVLQETNLVLWRRSEEFEPGTNFVAWACKVAYFQVLAYYRDNKRDSMVFNVELVSMLAKQNEEKLAGSKDLQRVLSSCLAKLPEQSRRLIQQRYAAGGSVQAIAEEQGRSVGAVSQMLYRIRQLLQECVQKSLASEQGE, from the coding sequence TTGAAGCCTGAAGAGACGGAAAATTTTGTTCAACTGCTCACAGCGCATCAGAGCAAACTATACGCCTATATCCGTTCTCTGCTACCCGATTCGCAGGCGGTTCAAGACGTTTTGCAGGAGACCAACCTGGTCCTCTGGCGACGTTCTGAGGAATTCGAGCCGGGAACCAATTTTGTCGCCTGGGCCTGCAAAGTCGCTTACTTTCAGGTACTGGCCTATTATCGCGATAACAAACGGGATTCCATGGTGTTTAATGTCGAGCTGGTATCAATGCTGGCAAAACAGAATGAAGAGAAACTGGCTGGTTCCAAGGACCTGCAGCGGGTGCTCTCCAGCTGTCTGGCCAAGCTGCCGGAACAAAGTCGCCGCCTGATTCAGCAGCGGTATGCTGCCGGCGGATCAGTCCAGGCCATCGCCGAGGAACAGGGCCGCTCCGTGGGCGCTGTCTCCCAGATGCTGTACCGGATTCGCCAACTTTTACAAGAGTGCGTTCAGAAATCACTTGCCAGCGAGCAGGGGGAATAG
- a CDS encoding DUF1553 domain-containing protein, whose translation MNHLAFVKRSLCLLSLSLALPLSASPSFAQKEKSDSPGPASYRELILADQPTLYWDFEASSPEGYTSVAADKQQGKPFQAVVKGKAPQTAAGPRPAEFPLFDKNNKSAQFKAGDGFLRVVDPGENSPLDFAAGDGMTLEAWVNPHTIKAGRFFYIIGKGRTNRKGVARDNQNYSLRLTGSEISFLFCTQPEKKGDKPTYHRWTSTGAGISAQSWHHVALTYTFSKKKSLQAYVNGQPVKGKWDVGGDTERPPVVDNDEVWIGSSMGGSLYSSFDGFMDELAVYRKVLSAKQITSHFKYVAPEVKIDWAAVPSDRVQVDVYEGIPNQKSWQFRPPRFAETFTQPHFALIEIPNRYSAKGVKIDRPDPFLVRAMSNMVLPEGKKRILVRARNAARLYIDDKLVAETGFHSITNSGHDKVYDVDLSLSPHIRPLHRGDQERVIEYTGDGKPHRVRFEMIVGGSRHRPDFGETAVFIGDPGQDFQLLTPSDQVVMLTDEDWLAFERKYRYDQIAVNASRRREASKKEDQYWDWRHKLAKEEVLKQPQVKVPAASKGLRANNAVDHFINRRLVKENAQQSAPLNDLAFLRRLSLDTTGTVPTPALVKEYLAQKPESRRSFAIERLLNDPGWADHWVGYWQDVLAENPNILNPTLNNTGPFRWWIHESFYDNKPFDRFLTELVMMEGSKYFGGPAGFEMASQNDAPMAAKAHIIGQAFLGLNMKCARCHDAPFHDFKQRDLFSLAAMLKRSSQGVPKTSSIPGFDPKSNSMLVSVTLLPGEKVTPKWTFEELVKPGKFPEKYLRSDKDTREQLAAIMTSSQNERFANVIVNRVWKRYLGHGLVEPVDDWDGQAPSHPELLKYLSQQFVLHGYDLKYLARLIFESDLYQREASTDITTVQALLDTTYNFSSPVLRRMEAEQIVDSLFVICGKPLDAGPMCIDIDGARDYHNSLDLGTPRRAWQFTSPSNERDRPSLALPFGQPFITLMKTFGWRDTRQSPVTDREYASTALQPAILANGILGQRFTRLSDDSDFTELALQDQPVEELVRATVMKTLTREPTAGELALFTELLQPGYAERVNADADIVKRERLPRNLVSWSNHVSPEANVVKVELEAAVKKGDPPTRRLGDDWRNRYEDMLWTLLNSPEFIFLP comes from the coding sequence ATGAACCATCTGGCATTTGTTAAGCGCTCCCTGTGCCTGTTGAGTCTCTCACTCGCTCTACCTCTGTCTGCGAGTCCGTCGTTCGCTCAGAAAGAAAAAAGCGACTCACCCGGCCCCGCCAGCTATCGGGAGCTGATTCTCGCAGATCAGCCGACGCTCTACTGGGACTTTGAAGCGTCCTCGCCGGAAGGATATACCAGCGTTGCTGCTGACAAACAGCAGGGGAAGCCGTTCCAGGCAGTCGTCAAGGGGAAGGCTCCCCAGACTGCAGCCGGTCCTCGTCCTGCTGAATTCCCGTTGTTCGACAAGAACAACAAGTCGGCCCAATTCAAGGCGGGTGACGGTTTTCTGCGCGTGGTCGATCCGGGTGAAAACAGCCCGCTGGACTTCGCTGCCGGCGATGGGATGACGCTGGAAGCCTGGGTGAATCCGCATACGATCAAAGCGGGACGCTTCTTCTATATTATTGGGAAGGGCCGTACGAACCGGAAGGGAGTCGCGCGGGACAATCAGAATTACAGTCTGCGGCTGACTGGCTCGGAAATCAGTTTTCTGTTTTGTACGCAGCCAGAAAAGAAAGGGGACAAGCCGACCTATCATCGCTGGACCTCAACCGGGGCCGGCATCAGCGCCCAGAGCTGGCACCACGTGGCGTTGACTTATACCTTCAGTAAAAAGAAGAGTTTACAAGCTTACGTCAATGGTCAGCCTGTGAAAGGTAAGTGGGATGTGGGCGGCGATACTGAGCGGCCGCCTGTGGTGGATAACGATGAAGTCTGGATCGGTTCTTCGATGGGGGGCTCGCTTTACAGTTCGTTCGATGGTTTCATGGATGAGCTGGCCGTCTATCGCAAGGTTCTTTCTGCGAAACAGATTACCTCACACTTCAAATATGTCGCTCCCGAGGTGAAGATCGACTGGGCCGCGGTTCCCAGTGACCGGGTGCAGGTAGACGTGTATGAGGGGATTCCCAATCAAAAGTCGTGGCAGTTCCGTCCGCCGCGCTTTGCAGAAACGTTTACTCAACCACACTTCGCACTGATTGAAATTCCGAATCGCTATTCGGCCAAAGGCGTCAAAATCGATCGCCCTGATCCGTTCCTGGTGCGGGCGATGTCCAACATGGTCCTGCCTGAGGGGAAGAAACGCATTCTGGTGCGGGCCCGTAATGCAGCGCGACTGTATATCGACGACAAACTGGTTGCGGAAACCGGGTTTCACAGTATCACGAACAGCGGGCACGACAAGGTCTATGACGTCGACTTGAGCCTTTCGCCCCATATCCGCCCGCTGCATCGGGGCGATCAGGAACGGGTGATCGAATATACGGGAGACGGCAAGCCGCATCGCGTGCGGTTCGAGATGATCGTCGGCGGTTCCCGCCATCGACCCGACTTTGGCGAAACCGCGGTCTTCATCGGCGATCCCGGTCAAGACTTCCAGCTGCTGACCCCCTCCGATCAGGTGGTGATGCTGACGGATGAGGACTGGCTGGCCTTTGAGCGGAAGTACCGCTACGACCAGATCGCAGTCAATGCCAGCCGCCGCCGCGAAGCTTCAAAGAAAGAGGATCAGTACTGGGACTGGCGTCACAAGCTGGCAAAAGAGGAAGTTCTGAAACAGCCCCAGGTTAAGGTGCCCGCTGCTTCGAAAGGACTGCGGGCGAACAACGCGGTCGACCACTTCATTAACCGACGCCTGGTGAAAGAAAACGCGCAGCAGTCCGCGCCGCTGAACGATCTGGCGTTTCTGCGTCGGCTGTCACTGGATACCACGGGGACCGTTCCCACGCCTGCTTTGGTGAAGGAATACCTGGCACAAAAACCCGAGTCCCGTCGGAGCTTTGCGATCGAACGCCTGCTCAATGATCCGGGCTGGGCCGATCACTGGGTCGGCTACTGGCAGGACGTGCTGGCGGAGAATCCGAATATCCTGAATCCGACGTTGAATAACACGGGACCGTTTCGCTGGTGGATTCACGAGTCGTTCTACGACAACAAACCCTTCGATCGTTTTCTGACCGAACTGGTGATGATGGAAGGGAGTAAGTACTTCGGCGGTCCCGCGGGCTTCGAAATGGCTTCTCAGAATGATGCCCCGATGGCAGCCAAGGCGCACATCATCGGCCAGGCCTTCCTGGGTCTAAATATGAAGTGCGCCCGTTGTCACGACGCGCCGTTCCATGATTTCAAACAGCGCGACCTGTTCAGCCTGGCGGCGATGCTCAAGCGGTCTTCGCAGGGGGTGCCGAAAACCAGTTCGATTCCGGGCTTCGATCCCAAGTCGAATTCGATGCTGGTCTCGGTCACTCTGTTGCCGGGCGAAAAGGTGACGCCGAAATGGACCTTTGAAGAACTGGTCAAGCCGGGCAAGTTTCCAGAAAAATACCTGCGGTCTGATAAAGATACTCGCGAGCAACTGGCAGCGATTATGACTTCGTCTCAGAACGAACGGTTCGCGAACGTGATTGTGAACCGGGTCTGGAAACGGTACCTGGGGCATGGTCTGGTGGAACCGGTCGACGACTGGGACGGTCAGGCGCCTTCGCATCCGGAACTGCTGAAGTACCTGTCGCAGCAGTTTGTGCTCCACGGTTATGACCTGAAGTATCTGGCGCGACTGATTTTTGAATCGGATCTCTATCAGCGGGAAGCCTCAACGGACATTACCACTGTCCAGGCACTGCTCGATACCACCTACAACTTTTCCTCGCCGGTACTGCGTCGCATGGAGGCCGAGCAGATTGTGGACTCGCTGTTTGTGATCTGTGGCAAGCCACTGGATGCCGGTCCGATGTGCATCGACATCGACGGTGCCCGCGATTATCACAACTCGCTCGATCTGGGAACGCCGCGTCGGGCGTGGCAGTTCACTTCTCCTTCCAATGAACGGGACCGCCCCAGTCTGGCACTTCCCTTCGGTCAGCCTTTCATCACGCTGATGAAAACATTCGGCTGGCGGGATACCCGACAGAGCCCCGTGACAGATCGCGAATATGCTTCGACGGCTCTGCAGCCGGCGATCCTCGCCAATGGTATCCTGGGGCAGCGATTTACCCGACTGTCCGATGATAGTGATTTTACCGAACTCGCCCTGCAGGATCAGCCTGTGGAAGAACTGGTCAGAGCGACTGTCATGAAAACGCTGACGCGTGAACCGACGGCAGGCGAACTGGCCCTCTTTACCGAGTTACTGCAGCCCGGTTATGCGGAACGAGTGAATGCCGATGCGGACATCGTCAAACGCGAACGTTTGCCACGGAATCTGGTGAGCTGGTCAAACCATGTGAGCCCAGAGGCGAATGTCGTGAAGGTGGAACTGGAGGCAGCGGTCAAAAAAGGAGATCCGCCGACCAGACGCCTGGGCGATGACTGGCGTAACCGTTACGAAGACATGCTCTGGACATTGTTGAATTCCCCCGAGTTTATTTTCCTGCCTTAG
- a CDS encoding DUF1553 domain-containing protein: MNHLAYVKRSLCLLSLSLALPLFASAADAEKDKTAKPKPTSYRELILSHQPTLYWDFEESTPEGYTSASADKKQEKPFQALVSGQAPKTAAGPRPSEFPLFDHKNKAAQFKAGDGFLKVVDPGEKSPLDFTAGDEITIEAWVNLNSTDSGRHYYIIGKGRTNRKGVARDNQNYGLRVTGSEISFLFRGKPDKKDVKPNYHRWTSTGSGISAHNWHHVAVTYTFGKKKSLKAYVDGQSISGKWDMGGDTTYAPVVDNDEVWIGSSMGGSARSSFDGLMDELAVYRKVIPEKEIKAHFKYVAPKPRIDWTAIPSDRVQVDIYEGIPNKKSWSFRPPRFAETFTQPHFTLIEIPNRYSAKGVKVDRPDPFLVRAMSKMTLPKGKKRILVRARNGSRLYIDDELVLETPFHNISGSAHGKVFDVDLSLSPNIRPLHRGDHEKVVEYTGDGKPHRVRFEMIVGGSRHRPDFGETAVFIGDPGKDFQLLTPSDQVVMLTDVEWLPFERQYRYDMIAVNAERRREASQEEDQYWAWRHKLAKEEVLKQPQVKVPAASKGLRANNAVDHFINRRLSKEKAKQSAPLSDLAFLRRLSLDTTGTVPAPALVKEYLAQKPEARRSFAIERLLNDPGWADNWVGYWQDVLAENPNIVNPTLNNTGPFRWWIHESFYDNKPFDRFLTELVMMEGSKYFGGPAGFEMASQNDAPMAAKAHIIGQAFLGLNMKCARCHDAPFHDFKQRDLFSLAAMLKRSPQGVPKTSSIPGFDPKSNSMLVSVTLLPGENVTPKWTFEELVKPGKFPANYLRSDKDTREQLAAIMTSPQNERFANVIVNRVWKRYMGHGLVEPVDDWDGQEPSHPELLKYLSQQFVIHGYDLKYLSRLVFESDLYQREASTDITKVQGLFDTTFNFSSPVLRRMEAEQIVDSLFAICGKPLDAGRMCIDIDGSRDYHSSLDLGTPRRAWQFTSPSNERDRPSLALPFGQPFITLMKTFGWRDTRQSPLTTREYTSTALQPAILANGVLGQRFTRLSDDSAFTELALQDQPLEALIKESFLKALTREPTPAELKLFTELLQPGYAERVNRGAEIVSRERLPRNLVGWSNHLSPRANEIKVELEAAVKQGDPPTKRLNDDWRNRYEDMLWSMLNSPEFIFVP; this comes from the coding sequence ATGAACCACCTGGCATACGTTAAGCGTTCCCTGTGCCTGCTGAGTCTTTCGCTCGCCCTGCCACTGTTTGCGAGCGCCGCTGACGCTGAAAAAGACAAAACTGCCAAACCCAAACCGACCAGCTACCGCGAGCTGATTCTTTCCCATCAGCCAACGCTCTACTGGGATTTCGAAGAATCCACGCCGGAAGGTTATACCAGCGCTTCTGCTGACAAAAAGCAGGAGAAGCCATTCCAGGCACTGGTCAGTGGTCAGGCACCTAAAACAGCAGCCGGCCCCCGTCCTTCTGAATTTCCTTTATTCGATCACAAAAACAAAGCCGCTCAGTTCAAAGCCGGTGATGGTTTTCTGAAAGTGGTCGATCCGGGCGAGAAGAGCCCGCTGGATTTCACCGCCGGCGATGAGATCACGATCGAAGCCTGGGTGAATCTGAATTCTACCGACTCCGGTCGTCATTATTACATTATCGGCAAAGGCCGTACGAACCGGAAAGGCGTTGCCCGGGACAACCAGAACTACGGATTGCGGGTGACCGGTTCGGAAATCAGTTTTCTGTTTCGTGGGAAGCCTGATAAAAAAGATGTGAAGCCGAACTATCATCGCTGGACTTCCACTGGTTCCGGCATCAGCGCCCACAACTGGCATCACGTTGCGGTGACTTATACCTTCGGAAAAAAGAAGAGCCTGAAAGCATACGTCGACGGTCAGTCGATTTCCGGTAAATGGGACATGGGCGGCGATACCACGTACGCACCTGTCGTCGATAATGACGAAGTCTGGATCGGTTCCTCCATGGGAGGTTCAGCCCGCAGTTCATTTGATGGCCTGATGGACGAACTCGCCGTGTATCGCAAGGTCATTCCGGAGAAAGAAATCAAGGCGCACTTCAAATACGTGGCTCCCAAGCCCCGCATCGACTGGACCGCCATTCCGAGCGACCGGGTGCAGGTGGATATCTACGAAGGAATTCCCAATAAGAAATCCTGGAGCTTCCGTCCGCCGCGCTTTGCGGAAACCTTTACCCAGCCGCACTTCACGCTGATTGAAATCCCCAACCGCTACTCAGCCAAAGGTGTCAAAGTCGACCGGCCCGATCCGTTCCTGGTGCGGGCGATGTCCAAGATGACACTCCCCAAAGGGAAAAAGCGGATTCTGGTGCGAGCCCGTAACGGTTCGCGGTTGTATATCGACGACGAGCTGGTACTGGAAACCCCCTTCCATAACATTTCCGGCAGTGCCCACGGTAAAGTCTTCGACGTCGATCTGAGCCTGTCGCCTAATATCCGTCCGCTGCATCGCGGCGATCATGAAAAGGTGGTTGAATATACGGGAGACGGCAAGCCGCATCGCGTGCGGTTCGAAATGATCGTCGGTGGTTCCCGCCATCGTCCCGACTTTGGGGAAACCGCGGTCTTCATTGGCGATCCCGGTAAAGACTTCCAACTGCTGACTCCCTCCGATCAGGTCGTAATGCTGACCGATGTGGAATGGTTGCCGTTCGAACGTCAGTATCGCTACGACATGATTGCTGTGAATGCAGAGCGTCGTCGCGAAGCGTCACAGGAAGAAGATCAGTACTGGGCCTGGCGGCATAAGCTGGCGAAAGAGGAAGTCCTCAAACAGCCCCAGGTCAAGGTGCCCGCCGCCTCGAAAGGCCTGCGTGCCAATAACGCCGTCGACCACTTCATTAACCGACGTCTGTCGAAAGAAAAAGCAAAGCAGTCCGCGCCACTGAGTGATCTGGCGTTCCTGCGTCGGCTGTCTCTGGATACAACGGGGACCGTGCCTGCACCTGCCCTGGTAAAAGAATACCTGGCACAGAAACCGGAAGCCCGCCGGAGCTTTGCGATTGAGCGCCTGCTCAATGATCCGGGCTGGGCGGACAACTGGGTGGGTTACTGGCAGGACGTGCTGGCGGAAAACCCCAACATTGTGAACCCGACGTTGAATAACACCGGACCATTCCGCTGGTGGATCCACGAGTCGTTCTATGACAACAAACCCTTCGATCGTTTCCTGACCGAACTGGTGATGATGGAAGGCAGCAAATATTTCGGCGGTCCCGCCGGTTTCGAAATGGCTTCGCAGAACGATGCCCCGATGGCAGCCAAGGCGCACATTATTGGCCAGGCGTTCCTGGGGCTGAATATGAAGTGTGCCCGTTGTCACGATGCCCCATTCCACGATTTCAAACAGCGTGACCTGTTCAGCCTGGCGGCGATGCTCAAGCGGTCTCCGCAGGGCGTGCCGAAAACCAGTTCGATTCCGGGTTTCGATCCCAAGTCGAATTCGATGCTGGTCTCGGTCACTCTGCTGCCGGGCGAAAATGTGACGCCGAAATGGACCTTTGAAGAACTGGTCAAGCCGGGCAAGTTCCCCGCGAACTACCTGCGGTCTGATAAAGATACCCGCGAACAGCTGGCGGCGATTATGACTTCGCCTCAAAACGAGCGGTTTGCAAATGTGATTGTGAACCGGGTCTGGAAGCGGTACATGGGACACGGGCTGGTCGAGCCGGTTGACGACTGGGACGGCCAGGAGCCTTCGCATCCGGAACTGCTGAAATACCTGTCTCAGCAGTTTGTGATCCACGGTTATGACCTGAAGTACCTGTCCCGTCTGGTATTCGAATCGGATCTGTACCAGCGGGAAGCCTCAACGGATATCACCAAAGTGCAGGGGCTGTTCGATACGACCTTTAACTTTTCCTCGCCGGTTCTGCGTCGGATGGAAGCCGAGCAGATTGTGGACTCGCTGTTTGCAATCTGTGGCAAACCGCTGGACGCCGGCCGGATGTGTATCGATATTGATGGATCGCGCGACTACCATAGCTCACTCGACCTGGGAACGCCGCGTCGGGCGTGGCAGTTCACTTCTCCTTCCAATGAACGGGACCGGCCCAGTCTGGCACTTCCCTTCGGTCAGCCTTTCATCACGCTGATGAAAACGTTCGGCTGGCGGGATACCCGACAGAGTCCCCTGACGACTCGTGAATATACTTCAACAGCGCTGCAGCCGGCGATTCTGGCGAACGGAGTGCTGGGGCAACGGTTCACCCGTCTGTCGGATGACAGCGCCTTCACGGAACTCGCACTGCAGGATCAGCCCCTGGAGGCGTTGATCAAAGAGTCATTTTTGAAAGCACTGACGCGTGAACCGACGCCGGCAGAGCTCAAGCTGTTTACCGAGCTGCTCCAGCCCGGTTATGCGGAGCGGGTGAATCGGGGTGCGGAAATTGTCAGTCGGGAGCGTCTGCCCCGGAACCTGGTGGGCTGGTCCAACCATTTGAGTCCGCGGGCCAATGAAATCAAGGTGGAGCTCGAGGCCGCTGTCAAACAGGGTGATCCACCGACGAAACGCCTGAACGACGACTGGCGGAACCGCTACGAAGACATGCTCTGGTCCATGTTGAATTCTCCGGAATTTATCTTCGTGCCTTAA
- a CDS encoding DUF1501 domain-containing protein yields MNEFQSTRRDFLRQASATGLAASALGTSWQQLLASEKHGTKPHGAKKRPMPKGKAEHCIMIWLGGGSCHIDTWDPKRKGDPKAKKAGSYYDPISTAIPGTQVCEHLSKCAPILDRFNIVRSVHHEVIDEHAAATNRMHTGRPTTGTITYPSVGSVVAHQRGAVSDFAPAYVLIGYPNVTRGPGFLGSKAGYVYLTDTNAGPSGFTRSSRVNQGRQDRRERLLKKMRADYRQKSFGGQTIQDYDESVAEALRLSGPEFMKVFQLDSEKSDLRNSYGGEFGQRCLLSRRLIQSGVRFIEVSHNLNFVNGTGWDTHNDGQLNQHLLIKELDSALSALVLDLEQHKLLDKTLIVVASEFGRPARFDSGGGRGHQSKAFSVTLAGGGLQNGKTIGETNELGEEIVSRPVSVPDLHATIYASLGIDPSEELYSGDRPVPITDMGEPVRELFG; encoded by the coding sequence ATGAACGAATTTCAGTCTACACGTCGCGATTTCTTACGACAGGCTTCCGCCACCGGCCTGGCGGCTTCGGCGCTGGGAACTTCCTGGCAGCAGTTGCTCGCCTCGGAAAAACATGGCACAAAACCGCATGGCGCCAAAAAGCGACCGATGCCGAAAGGCAAGGCGGAGCACTGCATCATGATCTGGCTGGGCGGAGGTTCCTGCCACATCGATACCTGGGACCCCAAACGCAAAGGGGATCCGAAGGCCAAGAAAGCGGGTTCCTATTACGATCCGATTTCGACCGCGATTCCGGGAACCCAGGTCTGTGAGCATCTTTCCAAGTGTGCTCCAATTCTGGACCGGTTCAACATCGTACGCAGCGTACATCATGAAGTGATCGACGAGCACGCCGCCGCGACCAATCGCATGCACACCGGACGCCCGACCACCGGGACGATTACTTACCCGTCTGTCGGTTCCGTCGTGGCTCACCAGCGTGGTGCCGTCAGCGATTTTGCACCTGCTTACGTGCTGATCGGTTATCCCAACGTGACCCGTGGTCCCGGCTTTTTGGGCAGCAAGGCCGGTTATGTTTACCTGACCGACACCAACGCCGGTCCGAGTGGTTTCACCCGTTCTTCTCGCGTGAACCAGGGACGCCAGGATCGTCGCGAACGGTTGCTGAAGAAAATGCGGGCCGATTACCGTCAGAAGAGTTTCGGCGGACAGACGATTCAGGACTATGACGAATCCGTGGCGGAAGCACTGCGTCTGTCAGGACCTGAGTTCATGAAGGTCTTCCAGCTGGACAGTGAAAAGAGCGACCTGCGGAATTCATACGGTGGTGAATTCGGTCAGCGGTGTCTGCTCTCACGTCGCCTGATTCAGTCCGGCGTACGGTTCATCGAAGTCTCACACAACCTGAACTTCGTGAACGGGACCGGTTGGGATACCCACAATGACGGTCAGTTGAATCAGCACCTGTTGATCAAGGAACTCGATTCCGCACTGTCAGCCCTGGTGCTGGACCTCGAACAGCACAAGCTGCTTGACAAAACTCTGATTGTCGTCGCTTCGGAATTCGGTCGTCCGGCCCGTTTCGATTCCGGCGGAGGTCGCGGTCACCAGTCGAAAGCCTTCAGCGTCACGCTGGCCGGCGGTGGTCTGCAGAACGGCAAGACCATCGGCGAGACCAACGAGCTGGGTGAAGAAATCGTCTCCCGTCCGGTTTCCGTACCCGATCTGCACGCGACGATTTATGCCTCGCTGGGCATCGATCCTTCCGAAGAACTTTACTCCGGCGACCGGCCTGTGCCGATCACCGATATGGGAGAGCCCGTACGGGAACTGTTTGGTTAA